One genomic region from Paramormyrops kingsleyae isolate MSU_618 chromosome 24, PKINGS_0.4, whole genome shotgun sequence encodes:
- the LOC111850876 gene encoding heterogeneous nuclear ribonucleoprotein A/B-like isoform X2: protein MSDTEQQFMETSENGNEGDDLNGAEAAEQPDYQEEAAVEEEEEEEEEGDSQHGAEDGGRINASKGEEDAGKMFVGGLSWDTSKKDLKDYFSKFGEVTDCTIKMDPNSGRSRGFGFILFKDATSVEKVLEQKEHRLDGRQIDPKKAMAMKKEPVKKIFVGGLNPETTEEKIREYFGTFGEVCCVKSSQMSSEKYNSCFPDFHSCVVPQIETIELPVDPKTNKRRGFVFITYKEEASVKKVLEKKYHNVSGSKCEIKIAQPKEVYQQQQFGGRGYGRGRGRGQGQNWNQGYNSYWNQGYGGQGYGYGGQQGYGSYGTYGNYDYSSGYYGYGGGYDYRMK, encoded by the exons ATGTCCGACACTGAGCAGCAGTTCATGGAGACCTCGGAAAATGGCAACGAGGGCGACGACCTGAACGGGGCCGAGGCTGCCGAGCAGCCGGACTATCAGGAGGAagcggcggtggaggaggaggaagaggaggaggaggaaggcgaCTCGCAGCATGGCGCCGAGGATGGCGGGCGGATCAACGCCAGCAAGGGCGAGGAGGATGCGGG CAAAATGTTTGTTGGCGGACTTAGTTGGGACACGAGCAAGAAAGACCTCAAGGATTATTTCTCCAAGTTCGGGGAGGTGACTGACTGCACGATCAAGATGGACCCCAACTCGGGACGGTCGCGAGGATTTGGCTTCATCCTGTTCAAAGACGCCACGAGTGTGGAAAAG GTGCTTGAGCAGAAAGAACACAGACTAGATGGGCGACAGATTGACCCAAAGAAAGCAATGGCGATGAAAAAAGAGccagttaaaaaaatatttgttggTGGTCTCAATCCAGAGACGACGGAGGAGAAGATCCGGGAGTACTTCGGGACCTTCGGAGAGGTCTGCTGCGTTAAATCAAGCCAGATGTCTTCAGAAAAATATAATTCCTGCTTTCCTGATTTTCACTCTTGTGTTGTCCCCCAGATTGAAACCATAGAGCTTCCAGTGGatccaaagacaaataaaagGAGGGGATTCGTCTTCATCACGTACAAGGAAGAGGCATCTGTTAAGAAAGTGCTTGAAAAGAAATACCATAATGTTAGCGGAAGCAAG TGTGAGATTAAAATCGCTCAACCCAAGGAGGTTTACCAGCAGCAGCAGTTCGGCGGCCGTGGCTATGGACGTGGCAGGGGGCGAG GTCAGGGCCAGAACTGGAACCAAGGCTACAACAGCTACTGGAATCAAGGTTATGGCGGTCAGGGGTACGGATATGGTGGCCAACAGGGATACGGAAGCTACGGCACTTACGGCAACTACGACTACTCATCTGGTTACTACGGCTACGGAGGGGGATATGATTATA GAATGAAGTGA
- the LOC111850876 gene encoding heterogeneous nuclear ribonucleoprotein A/B-like isoform X1, whose protein sequence is MSDTEQQFMETSENGNEGDDLNGAEAAEQPDYQEEAAVEEEEEEEEEGDSQHGAEDGGRINASKGEEDAGKMFVGGLSWDTSKKDLKDYFSKFGEVTDCTIKMDPNSGRSRGFGFILFKDATSVEKVLEQKEHRLDGRQIDPKKAMAMKKEPVKKIFVGGLNPETTEEKIREYFGTFGEVCCVKSSQMSSEKYNSCFPDFHSCVVPQIETIELPVDPKTNKRRGFVFITYKEEASVKKVLEKKYHNVSGSKCEIKIAQPKEVYQQQQFGGRGYGRGRGRGQGQNWNQGYNSYWNQGYGGQGYGYGGQQGYGSYGTYGNYDYSSGYYGYGGGYDYNQGNTSYGKSPRRGGHQSSYKPY, encoded by the exons ATGTCCGACACTGAGCAGCAGTTCATGGAGACCTCGGAAAATGGCAACGAGGGCGACGACCTGAACGGGGCCGAGGCTGCCGAGCAGCCGGACTATCAGGAGGAagcggcggtggaggaggaggaagaggaggaggaggaaggcgaCTCGCAGCATGGCGCCGAGGATGGCGGGCGGATCAACGCCAGCAAGGGCGAGGAGGATGCGGG CAAAATGTTTGTTGGCGGACTTAGTTGGGACACGAGCAAGAAAGACCTCAAGGATTATTTCTCCAAGTTCGGGGAGGTGACTGACTGCACGATCAAGATGGACCCCAACTCGGGACGGTCGCGAGGATTTGGCTTCATCCTGTTCAAAGACGCCACGAGTGTGGAAAAG GTGCTTGAGCAGAAAGAACACAGACTAGATGGGCGACAGATTGACCCAAAGAAAGCAATGGCGATGAAAAAAGAGccagttaaaaaaatatttgttggTGGTCTCAATCCAGAGACGACGGAGGAGAAGATCCGGGAGTACTTCGGGACCTTCGGAGAGGTCTGCTGCGTTAAATCAAGCCAGATGTCTTCAGAAAAATATAATTCCTGCTTTCCTGATTTTCACTCTTGTGTTGTCCCCCAGATTGAAACCATAGAGCTTCCAGTGGatccaaagacaaataaaagGAGGGGATTCGTCTTCATCACGTACAAGGAAGAGGCATCTGTTAAGAAAGTGCTTGAAAAGAAATACCATAATGTTAGCGGAAGCAAG TGTGAGATTAAAATCGCTCAACCCAAGGAGGTTTACCAGCAGCAGCAGTTCGGCGGCCGTGGCTATGGACGTGGCAGGGGGCGAG GTCAGGGCCAGAACTGGAACCAAGGCTACAACAGCTACTGGAATCAAGGTTATGGCGGTCAGGGGTACGGATATGGTGGCCAACAGGGATACGGAAGCTACGGCACTTACGGCAACTACGACTACTCATCTGGTTACTACGGCTACGGAGGGGGATATGATTATA ACCAGGGCAATACAAGCTATGGAAAATCTCCGAGGCGTGGAGGCCACCAGAGTAGCTACAAGCCATACTGA
- the LOC111850876 gene encoding heterogeneous nuclear ribonucleoprotein A/B-like isoform X3 — MSDTEQQFMETSENGNEGDDLNGAEAAEQPDYQEEAAVEEEEEEEEEGDSQHGAEDGGRINASKGEEDAGKMFVGGLSWDTSKKDLKDYFSKFGEVTDCTIKMDPNSGRSRGFGFILFKDATSVEKVLEQKEHRLDGRQIDPKKAMAMKKEPVKKIFVGGLNPETTEEKIREYFGTFGEIETIELPVDPKTNKRRGFVFITYKEEASVKKVLEKKYHNVSGSKCEIKIAQPKEVYQQQQFGGRGYGRGRGRGQGQNWNQGYNSYWNQGYGGQGYGYGGQQGYGSYGTYGNYDYSSGYYGYGGGYDYNQGNTSYGKSPRRGGHQSSYKPY; from the exons ATGTCCGACACTGAGCAGCAGTTCATGGAGACCTCGGAAAATGGCAACGAGGGCGACGACCTGAACGGGGCCGAGGCTGCCGAGCAGCCGGACTATCAGGAGGAagcggcggtggaggaggaggaagaggaggaggaggaaggcgaCTCGCAGCATGGCGCCGAGGATGGCGGGCGGATCAACGCCAGCAAGGGCGAGGAGGATGCGGG CAAAATGTTTGTTGGCGGACTTAGTTGGGACACGAGCAAGAAAGACCTCAAGGATTATTTCTCCAAGTTCGGGGAGGTGACTGACTGCACGATCAAGATGGACCCCAACTCGGGACGGTCGCGAGGATTTGGCTTCATCCTGTTCAAAGACGCCACGAGTGTGGAAAAG GTGCTTGAGCAGAAAGAACACAGACTAGATGGGCGACAGATTGACCCAAAGAAAGCAATGGCGATGAAAAAAGAGccagttaaaaaaatatttgttggTGGTCTCAATCCAGAGACGACGGAGGAGAAGATCCGGGAGTACTTCGGGACCTTCGGAGAG ATTGAAACCATAGAGCTTCCAGTGGatccaaagacaaataaaagGAGGGGATTCGTCTTCATCACGTACAAGGAAGAGGCATCTGTTAAGAAAGTGCTTGAAAAGAAATACCATAATGTTAGCGGAAGCAAG TGTGAGATTAAAATCGCTCAACCCAAGGAGGTTTACCAGCAGCAGCAGTTCGGCGGCCGTGGCTATGGACGTGGCAGGGGGCGAG GTCAGGGCCAGAACTGGAACCAAGGCTACAACAGCTACTGGAATCAAGGTTATGGCGGTCAGGGGTACGGATATGGTGGCCAACAGGGATACGGAAGCTACGGCACTTACGGCAACTACGACTACTCATCTGGTTACTACGGCTACGGAGGGGGATATGATTATA ACCAGGGCAATACAAGCTATGGAAAATCTCCGAGGCGTGGAGGCCACCAGAGTAGCTACAAGCCATACTGA